In Nitrospinota bacterium, the DNA window TGCAGGGACAAGAGAATTGGCTGAAAATATAGATATTTCTGTAGATGATATTCATGGATTAAGAGAATTTGCAGAGAAAAAGAAAATAGACCTTACAGTGATTGGTCCTGAGCTTCCTTTAACTATGGGGATAGTAGATGAGTTCCAAAAATCTGGATTAAGAATATTTGGTCCAGATAAAAAAGCCGCTGAGGTTGAAGGGAGCAAGATATATACCAAGAATCTATTAAAAAAGTACAATATACGAACAGCAGAGAGTGAGATTTTTTCTTCTCCTTTAGATGCAAAAAACTATCTTAAACAGATCAAGACTCCTTTTGTGGTTAAGGCTGACGGATTGGCAGCAGGAAAAGGGGTTATGATATGTAAAACCCCTGAAGAAGGTAGAGAAGCTATTTCTTTAATAATGGAGAAAAAGATATTTGGAGATGCTGGGAATAGTGTCATTATAGAAGAGTTCTTGTCTGGTGAAGAGGCCTCTTTTCTCATTTTTACTGATGGGGAAAATATTCTTCCTATGGTTACCTCCCAGGATCATAAACCCATATATGATGACGATAAGGGTCCCAATACAGGAGGCATGGGAGCATACTCACCAGCTCCGATTGTAAATGATAGTTTATTTGAAAATATCGTAAGGGAGATTATGCTTCCTACAATAAAGGGATTAGCATCTGAAGGGAGGACTTATAAAGGGGTTCTTTATGGGGGGCTTATGATATCGAATAATCAGGCAAAGGTTCTAGAGTTCAATGTTAGATTTGGCGATCCCGAAGCCCAGCCCATTTTAGTAAGAATGAAAAGCGATCTCGTTCCTGTATTAGAGGCTGCAGTTGATGGAAACCTTGATAAAATAAATATTGAGTGGAGCGATCAAGCATCTGTCTGCGTGGTTATGTCTTCAAAGGGATATCCAGGCAGTTATGAAAAGGGTAAAGAGATTAAAGGAATAGAGGAAGCCAGCAGACTGAAAGATGTTGTCATATTTCATGCTGGCACGGCATATCAAAATAATCAATTGGTTAATAACGGAGGCAGGGTTCTGGGTGTGACGGCCTTAGGTGATGATATAGAAGATGCTATTCAAAAGGCGTATGAGGCAGTTAAAATGATAGAGTGGGAAGGTGTGCACTACAGAAAAGATATTGGGAAAAAGGCTTTGAAATATTATAAAAAGTAATCTTCAAACATTTCATTTCCCTTTTCTTCTTAAAAAAAATTTTTAAAATTTTTACTTGATTTTTATTTTTTTTTACATTATATTATTAGCACTCACTTTAGGAGAGTGCTAATAATTTATTAAAACTTTATTTTTAAAAAGTTTTGTAGGAGGTGATGGTAAGTATTTCTGAATGAGTTTTGCAACTCAATTTATAATTCTGTTTTAGGAGACAGAAAACAATTTTTTAGAAAAAGAGGAGGATCATTATGAAAGTTCGTCCTTTGCAAGATAGGATCTTGGTGAAGAGACTGGAAGAAAAGGAGGAAAAAAAGGGAGGCATTATCATTCCGGATACTGCAAAAGAAAAACCTCAAGAAGGGAAGGTTATAGCGGTAGGTAGCGGCAAGATTTTAGACAACGGAAAGAGACAGCCTTTGGAGGTAAAGAAGGGTGATAAGGTTTTGTTTGGAAAATATTCAGGGACAGAAGTAAAGATAGATGAGGAAGAGTATCTCATTATGAGAGAAGAGGATATCTTAGGGATAATTGAATAAATTGTAAAATGAGGAGGATAAATATATGCCAAAGGAATTAGTTTATGGTGAAGATGCAAGAAAGAAACTTCTGGTAGGGGTGGAGAAGCTAGCAAAAGTGGTGGCGATTACCCTTGGCCCCAAGGGGAGAAACGTGGTATTGGACAAGAAATTCGGTTCGCC includes these proteins:
- the purD gene encoding phosphoribosylamine--glycine ligase; translation: MRILIVGSGGREHTLAWKIAQSQKVSKIYCAPGNAGTRELAENIDISVDDIHGLREFAEKKKIDLTVIGPELPLTMGIVDEFQKSGLRIFGPDKKAAEVEGSKIYTKNLLKKYNIRTAESEIFSSPLDAKNYLKQIKTPFVVKADGLAAGKGVMICKTPEEGREAISLIMEKKIFGDAGNSVIIEEFLSGEEASFLIFTDGENILPMVTSQDHKPIYDDDKGPNTGGMGAYSPAPIVNDSLFENIVREIMLPTIKGLASEGRTYKGVLYGGLMISNNQAKVLEFNVRFGDPEAQPILVRMKSDLVPVLEAAVDGNLDKINIEWSDQASVCVVMSSKGYPGSYEKGKEIKGIEEASRLKDVVIFHAGTAYQNNQLVNNGGRVLGVTALGDDIEDAIQKAYEAVKMIEWEGVHYRKDIGKKALKYYKK
- the groES gene encoding co-chaperone GroES, which encodes MKVRPLQDRILVKRLEEKEEKKGGIIIPDTAKEKPQEGKVIAVGSGKILDNGKRQPLEVKKGDKVLFGKYSGTEVKIDEEEYLIMREEDILGIIE